Proteins encoded by one window of Manihot esculenta cultivar AM560-2 chromosome 10, M.esculenta_v8, whole genome shotgun sequence:
- the LOC122724850 gene encoding putative receptor like protein 25, which translates to MAQQQKVNHYLLYGQDKNHNYQENIHVTINGLGLTYTRNLSLLTSIDLSGNNLSGELPEEITRLVGLEVLNLSRNHISGQIPDSISELHQLLSLDLSGNRLSGPIPQSITSLTFLENLNVSNNNLSGKIPSANQMSTFNASSFAGNPGLCGDPLAVKCANGSNNGGDNYPDAGRKADQVDNGNGFADNWFYMSIGVGFAVGLLLPYLVFAMKRPWGGIYFAFVDGTAYRLSSEKMKAAMRRRTG; encoded by the coding sequence ATGGCTCAACAGCAGAAGGTTaaccattatttgctttatggACAGGATAAAAATCACAACTACCAAGAGAATATACATGTGACCATTAATGGCCTCGGATTAACGTACACCAGGAATCTTTCCTTGCTAACCAGCATAGATCTGTCTGGAAACAATTTAAGCGGAGAACTTCCTGAAGAAATAACAAGATTAGTTGGTTTGGAGGTTTTGAACTTATCAAGAAACCACATCAGTGGCCAGATTCCTGATAGCATTTCAGAATTGCATCAGCTGTTATCTCTTGATCTATCAGGCAATAGGCTTTCAGGTCCTATTCCCCAAAGCATAACTTCATTGACATTTCTGGAGAATTTGAATGTGTCAAACAATAACTTGTCAGGTAAAATACCTTCTGCAAATCAGATGTCAACTTTTAATGCATCCTCTTTTGCTGGGAACCCTGGACTATGCGGAGATCCTCTTGCAGTGAAGTGTGCCAATGGTTCAAACAATGGAGGTGACAATTACCCAGATGCTGGACGGAAAGCTGATCAAGTTGATAATGGCAATGGCTTTGCAGATAATTGGTTTTACATGAGCATTGGGGTGGGATTTGCAGTAGGTTTATTGCTTCCTTATTTAGTATTCGCAATGAAAAGGCCCTGGGGTGGAATTTATTTTGCATTTGTGGATGGAACTGCCTATAGATTGTCAAGTGAGAAAATGAAAGCAGCTATGAGGAGAAGAACAGGCTGA